From a single Fulvivirga ulvae genomic region:
- a CDS encoding CHAT domain-containing protein, whose product MDMPLRFSCLIITLSFFSISYSQTYNAGDTVLANEYYHIGDSTLQAAVDYEASIQFFKKASNIYKALGLKLQYLDCLNKLTENYRRLNRFDSAYFFVDVVLKESESGSQIAAKAYEQLGFVENRKNNLEKALTYFYKALKIRENDSLTNAHDRVDSYFGIGLINAKKGHDKVAEGFYLRAIDCYKKSPYKNNYELDKLYYNIALVYSSSFQHNLALEYNLRALAIENKIYPPYHRYIADSYINIGVNYVNCKRNTEAHKYFNKALSICKTIKVSNAKIALIYFNIASTYQLDKKHNLAIKTCLRGVEILQNDPSIYGKTILATCYFLMGKLYSELGYDQLALKYLKKSLHLRKSIFGLKHPKVEHVYAEIGMVYSKRKEYGLALNHLQEALIANVIDFNNTSVYASPSLSNYMDADALFGTLRDKGITFYGLYEKNSDLKDLETALKNFQLCDKLVDKRLKSYVNGSDKAFLEQYAKPLYKNAIKVCLVLFNNTKNNEYRELAFYFSQKSKANVILEAINSKSGKQQDLLPNNLKQLEGDLNLDISYYQSLCLQALTDIKDSVKFNEYNEKLFNLNRKLDSLIQSLEKAYPRYYDIKYNYETQSLTEVQSKLKKQEALLEYFSTEEGTYVFAISKDSVIIEELPAITKDQISTLQHSLKPEFFLNNQQKAFDAYTQVAYKLYQDQVKPLLSNLPGIKKLYVIPNGPLHQVPFELLLSGKPDSDQKQQYSKLPYLIKHYNISYAYSVTLLFKEHLLPDVKRKSLVLAFAPNYPEQVKSTVDLQILGKFRDEVTPLKWNQTELQSINQYFEGEFLHSEMATEKMFNERINDYDIVHLAMHALVDDEDPMNSKLVFSHATDSLNDSYLHSFEIYSKHINTQLAVLSACNTGSGELHSGEGLMSLARAFQYAGCPSVVMSHWRVDDKSSSIIMGEFYRNLAKGKNKDEALRMAKLNYLDQASPLGQHPFYWNSFVVMGNIKPIAQNENHKGWYWAFGGIGLMFCLYWVRQLMQKENNKSRAPDWVKGRL is encoded by the coding sequence ATGGATATGCCCTTAAGATTCTCTTGCCTGATTATCACTCTTTCCTTTTTTAGCATAAGCTATTCGCAGACTTACAATGCTGGTGATACGGTATTAGCGAATGAATATTATCATATCGGAGATTCGACCCTGCAAGCTGCTGTTGATTATGAGGCATCGATTCAATTTTTCAAAAAGGCAAGTAATATATACAAAGCGTTGGGCTTAAAATTGCAATACCTTGATTGTCTAAATAAATTGACGGAGAACTATAGACGGCTTAATCGATTTGATAGTGCTTATTTTTTTGTAGATGTTGTATTGAAGGAGAGTGAAAGCGGTAGCCAGATTGCAGCTAAAGCTTATGAACAGTTAGGTTTTGTTGAAAATCGTAAGAATAACCTAGAGAAAGCTTTAACATATTTTTATAAAGCCTTAAAAATAAGAGAAAATGATTCTTTAACTAATGCTCATGATAGGGTTGATTCCTATTTCGGAATAGGTTTAATAAATGCAAAAAAAGGCCATGATAAAGTAGCGGAAGGATTTTACTTAAGAGCTATAGATTGTTATAAAAAATCTCCATATAAAAATAATTATGAACTTGATAAGTTATACTATAATATTGCCCTTGTATACTCTAGTTCTTTTCAGCACAATTTGGCATTGGAATATAATTTGAGGGCTCTGGCTATTGAAAACAAAATTTACCCACCTTATCATCGTTATATTGCCGACAGCTATATTAATATTGGTGTTAACTATGTTAACTGTAAACGAAACACTGAAGCACATAAATATTTTAATAAGGCTCTTAGTATTTGCAAAACAATAAAAGTAAGCAATGCCAAGATTGCGTTGATCTATTTTAATATCGCAAGTACTTATCAGCTAGATAAGAAGCATAATTTGGCTATCAAAACTTGCCTTCGTGGAGTAGAAATTTTACAAAACGACCCTTCTATTTACGGTAAGACTATTTTAGCTACTTGTTATTTCCTTATGGGAAAATTATATTCCGAACTTGGTTATGACCAACTGGCATTGAAATATTTAAAAAAATCCCTTCATCTACGAAAAAGTATTTTCGGCTTAAAGCATCCAAAAGTAGAACATGTATATGCAGAAATAGGAATGGTCTATTCAAAAAGAAAAGAATATGGATTAGCCTTAAATCATTTGCAAGAAGCATTAATTGCCAATGTAATAGATTTTAATAACACATCAGTTTATGCCTCTCCATCTCTTAGTAATTACATGGATGCAGATGCATTATTTGGCACATTAAGGGATAAGGGAATTACATTTTATGGACTATATGAAAAGAACAGTGATTTAAAAGACTTAGAAACTGCTCTTAAAAATTTTCAGCTTTGCGATAAACTGGTTGACAAAAGGCTTAAATCATATGTAAATGGGAGTGATAAGGCGTTTTTGGAACAATATGCCAAACCTCTCTATAAAAATGCAATTAAAGTATGCTTAGTATTGTTTAATAACACTAAAAACAATGAATATAGGGAGCTTGCGTTCTATTTTAGTCAAAAGAGCAAAGCCAATGTGATTTTAGAAGCTATAAATTCAAAATCGGGTAAACAACAGGACTTGTTGCCGAATAATCTTAAACAGTTAGAAGGTGATCTTAATTTAGATATTTCCTATTATCAGTCATTATGTTTGCAGGCCTTGACTGATATAAAGGATTCAGTAAAATTCAATGAATATAACGAGAAGCTATTTAACCTTAACCGCAAGTTGGACTCGTTAATCCAGTCATTGGAAAAGGCCTACCCTAGATATTATGATATAAAATATAATTACGAAACCCAATCTTTGACAGAGGTTCAAAGTAAGCTTAAGAAGCAGGAAGCACTTTTGGAGTATTTCAGTACCGAAGAAGGCACTTATGTATTCGCTATTAGCAAAGATAGTGTTATTATAGAAGAATTGCCAGCCATTACCAAGGATCAGATAAGTACGCTACAACATAGTTTAAAACCTGAATTTTTTCTTAATAATCAGCAGAAAGCCTTTGATGCATATACTCAAGTGGCTTATAAACTTTACCAGGATCAGGTAAAACCATTACTCAGCAACCTTCCGGGAATAAAAAAACTATATGTTATTCCAAATGGCCCTTTACACCAAGTACCATTTGAACTCCTGCTGTCCGGGAAACCAGACTCTGATCAAAAGCAGCAATATAGTAAATTGCCCTACCTCATTAAACATTATAACATCTCTTATGCATACTCAGTTACCCTTTTGTTCAAGGAGCATTTGCTACCAGACGTAAAAAGGAAATCCTTGGTACTCGCATTTGCTCCAAACTATCCGGAACAGGTAAAGTCCACCGTTGATCTTCAAATATTAGGCAAGTTTCGCGACGAAGTCACACCTTTGAAATGGAACCAAACAGAACTCCAGTCTATTAACCAATATTTTGAAGGTGAGTTCCTTCATTCGGAAATGGCTACCGAGAAGATGTTCAATGAACGGATAAATGATTATGATATCGTTCATCTTGCCATGCATGCCCTGGTCGACGATGAAGATCCAATGAACTCCAAACTTGTTTTTAGCCATGCTACTGACAGCTTAAATGATAGCTATTTACATAGTTTTGAGATTTACAGCAAGCATATTAATACACAACTAGCCGTCTTGAGTGCGTGCAATACAGGTAGTGGAGAATTACATAGCGGCGAAGGGCTTATGAGTCTCGCTAGGGCCTTTCAATATGCAGGATGTCCTTCAGTAGTGATGAGCCATTGGCGTGTTGACGATAAGTCTTCGTCAATTATCATGGGGGAATTTTACAGGAACCTTGCCAAAGGAAAGAACAAGGATGAGGCACTGAGAATGGCCAAACTTAACTACCTGGATCAGGCTTCTCCACTAGGTCAGCATCCCTTCTACTGGAACAGTTTTGTTGTCATGGGAAATATAAAACCAATTGCTCAAAATGAAAATCACAAAGGTTGGTATTGGGCTTTCGGGGGCATAGGGTTGATGTTTTGCTTGTATTGGGTACGGCAGCTTATGCAAAAAGAAAACAATAAATCCAGAGCCCCAGACTGGGTTAAAGGAAGGCTTTAA
- a CDS encoding glutamine--tRNA ligase/YqeY domain fusion protein, protein MTEAPESLNFLEQIIAEDLANGLSTDKLRFRFPPEPNGYLHIGHAASICLNFGLGKKFNAPVNLRFDDTNPTKEEQEYVDAIRYDIEWLGFQWDKECYSSDYFQELYDWAVELIRQGKAYVDGQSPELIAEQKGTPTTPGKASPFRDTSVEENLDLFQRMKEGEFEAGTYVLRAKIDMSSPNMLMRDPLMYRIVRKAHHRTGTEWCIYPMYDWAHGQSDYLEQISHSLCTLEFKPHRELYDWCLDQIYDNNKLRPKQREFARRNLSYTVMSKRKLLELVQSKTVAGWDDPRMPTISGLRRRGYTPASIRKFSELSGISKRDGVTDVSLLEFCIREDLNKTATRVMGVLDPVKLVITNYPEGKEEMLVAENNPEDPNAGTHEVPFSRELYIEREDFKEEAGSKFFRLTLGQEVRLKNAYIIKGESVVKDEKGNITEIHCTCDLDSKSGSGTEASMRKVKGTLHWVSIQHAIKAEIREYDRLFLDEAPDSHEGKDFMEFVNPDSLKIIKEAYLEPFLQEAKLDDKFQFQRLGYFTLDKDATSKHLIFNKTVGLRDTWAKQQSQPVQQGNKPSQPAKGQPQGQRSAVNEIQKISKKYTNLSGDKLANAKASIMNLAEGVSYEEIQPLFNTAAKKVGTRIGVMITLGVLLNKGLVRNSEIDAFIEAGLNDENELLAEEAKAIK, encoded by the coding sequence ATGACAGAAGCACCAGAATCACTGAATTTTTTAGAACAGATCATTGCGGAAGACCTTGCCAACGGGTTATCTACTGACAAGCTGCGCTTTCGTTTTCCTCCTGAGCCCAACGGTTATTTACATATAGGTCATGCGGCATCTATTTGCCTCAATTTTGGCCTTGGAAAGAAGTTTAATGCTCCGGTAAACCTGCGCTTTGACGATACCAACCCTACCAAAGAAGAGCAGGAATATGTAGACGCTATCCGGTATGATATTGAGTGGCTGGGCTTTCAGTGGGATAAGGAGTGCTATTCTTCAGATTATTTCCAGGAGTTATACGACTGGGCTGTTGAACTGATCAGGCAAGGCAAGGCCTATGTAGACGGCCAGTCTCCAGAGCTGATTGCCGAGCAAAAGGGAACGCCAACTACACCCGGTAAGGCCAGTCCTTTCAGGGATACAAGCGTTGAAGAAAACCTGGATCTGTTCCAAAGAATGAAGGAAGGTGAATTTGAGGCTGGTACTTATGTATTGCGTGCCAAAATCGATATGAGCTCGCCCAATATGCTGATGCGCGACCCATTGATGTACCGCATCGTCAGAAAAGCCCATCACAGAACGGGTACTGAATGGTGCATCTACCCGATGTATGACTGGGCCCATGGTCAGTCTGATTATCTTGAACAAATATCACATTCTCTCTGTACGCTTGAATTTAAGCCTCACAGGGAGCTATACGACTGGTGTCTTGACCAGATATATGATAACAATAAACTAAGGCCCAAGCAACGCGAGTTTGCCCGACGCAACCTGAGCTATACAGTTATGAGTAAGCGCAAATTGCTGGAGCTGGTACAATCCAAAACCGTTGCCGGCTGGGATGATCCCCGTATGCCGACAATCTCCGGCTTGAGACGCAGAGGATATACCCCGGCATCTATCAGGAAGTTCAGTGAGCTTTCAGGCATTTCCAAAAGAGATGGGGTGACAGATGTGTCATTACTCGAATTTTGTATCAGGGAGGACCTGAATAAAACAGCTACCCGTGTAATGGGTGTTCTGGATCCGGTAAAGCTGGTGATCACCAACTATCCTGAAGGGAAAGAGGAAATGCTGGTTGCAGAAAACAACCCCGAAGATCCTAATGCAGGCACGCATGAAGTGCCGTTCTCACGAGAACTATACATCGAGCGTGAAGACTTTAAAGAAGAAGCCGGAAGCAAGTTTTTCAGACTTACTTTGGGGCAGGAAGTGCGCTTGAAGAATGCTTACATTATTAAGGGTGAGTCTGTAGTTAAAGACGAGAAAGGAAATATTACAGAAATCCACTGTACCTGTGACCTCGATTCAAAATCAGGAAGCGGCACAGAAGCCAGCATGAGAAAGGTGAAAGGTACGCTGCACTGGGTGTCTATTCAACATGCCATAAAAGCAGAGATTCGTGAGTACGACCGCCTGTTTTTAGACGAAGCACCGGACAGCCACGAAGGCAAGGATTTTATGGAATTTGTCAATCCTGATTCCCTTAAAATCATTAAAGAGGCATATCTTGAGCCATTTTTGCAGGAAGCTAAATTAGATGATAAGTTCCAGTTCCAACGCCTGGGGTATTTCACTTTGGATAAAGATGCTACCTCTAAGCACCTAATATTTAACAAAACTGTTGGACTTAGGGATACCTGGGCCAAACAGCAGTCTCAGCCTGTACAGCAAGGCAATAAGCCTTCTCAGCCTGCCAAAGGGCAGCCTCAGGGACAAAGAAGTGCTGTCAACGAGATCCAGAAAATCAGTAAGAAGTACACCAACCTGTCTGGGGACAAACTTGCCAATGCTAAAGCCAGCATTATGAACCTTGCAGAAGGCGTTTCTTATGAAGAGATCCAACCGCTGTTCAATACCGCTGCTAAGAAGGTAGGAACCCGTATTGGTGTTATGATCACTTTAGGTGTATTGCTCAATAAAGGGTTGGTACGCAATTCTGAAATTGATGCTTTTATTGAGGCAGGGTTGAATGATGAAAATGAATTGCTGGCTGAAGAAGCGAAAGCGATAAAGTGA
- a CDS encoding DUF1338 domain-containing protein: MNFDKDSSLDKILSALFDPYKQNVPEVNKISNAMIENDMIADESDIINDHIAFRTLGVPNLGIASFEKIFLHYGYKKKDPYYFEEKKLNAFWYEPPVERFPRIFVSELRVEDLSEKAQEIINKYVSDIDQCPVEKIDLNNTDEVGNFFYKPLWDLPTLEDYKALLQESEYAAWVIYNRYYLNHYTISIHELPDGYNTLEQFNAFLESIGIVLNTAGGKIKTSEDGLLRQSSSVSKMQEATFANGEKMKISGSYVEFAERSVLPQFKDLPKEQITREHRRDGFESANADKIFESTYLEQTSMA; encoded by the coding sequence ATGAATTTTGACAAGGATTCTTCTCTTGATAAGATTTTGAGCGCGTTGTTCGATCCTTACAAGCAAAATGTACCTGAGGTAAACAAGATTAGCAATGCAATGATCGAAAATGACATGATCGCAGATGAAAGCGACATTATCAATGACCACATAGCATTCCGAACCCTGGGAGTGCCTAATCTGGGTATTGCTTCTTTTGAAAAGATCTTCCTACACTATGGATATAAGAAAAAAGACCCCTATTACTTTGAAGAAAAGAAGCTGAATGCTTTTTGGTATGAGCCTCCCGTGGAGAGGTTCCCCAGAATATTTGTAAGTGAACTTAGGGTTGAAGACTTGTCTGAAAAAGCGCAGGAAATAATCAACAAATATGTCAGTGATATTGATCAGTGCCCTGTAGAAAAAATTGATCTGAATAACACTGATGAGGTGGGTAATTTCTTTTACAAACCACTTTGGGATCTGCCGACGCTGGAAGACTACAAAGCCCTGCTCCAGGAAAGCGAATATGCAGCATGGGTAATCTACAACAGGTATTACCTTAACCATTATACGATAAGCATCCATGAGCTGCCCGACGGTTATAATACGCTGGAGCAATTCAACGCATTTCTTGAGTCTATCGGTATAGTGCTGAATACCGCGGGAGGAAAGATCAAAACCAGCGAAGACGGGCTCTTGAGACAAAGCAGTTCTGTATCTAAAATGCAGGAGGCGACTTTTGCCAATGGAGAAAAAATGAAGATTTCGGGCAGTTATGTAGAATTTGCCGAACGCTCGGTGCTACCTCAATTTAAGGACCTGCCAAAAGAACAAATCACAAGAGAACACCGAAGAGATGGCTTCGAATCAGCCAATGCCGATAAGATATTTGAAAGTACTTATCTGGAACAGACATCGATGGCGTAG
- a CDS encoding LysR family transcriptional regulator, producing the protein MISLTNQLEVRHFEYFLVLAETLHYGRAAERLFITQSALSQQIQRLETILGHELFVRTNRKVILSHAGELLKEEAEAVLTQLKKSMEQWQFRVEGGEGIVRIGFVGSAMQVYLPGLLKAFTSRYPRIRFYLKELSNKDQLQALDKKELDIGFLRSNNLMANMQSLRVFRENLTLVLPENHAITDQNFVDIGQLADESYILFPNESSQMFFGQIMTLCREHGFIPKISHQSIHGPTIFKLVESGLGISIVPNSLVDRYNYKVRYIELDNIQHKTELFAVWNKFNDNTALASLISLLKEAK; encoded by the coding sequence ATGATAAGTTTAACTAATCAATTGGAAGTCCGGCACTTTGAATATTTCCTGGTACTGGCAGAAACATTGCACTACGGCCGCGCTGCAGAGCGGCTTTTTATAACCCAATCTGCTCTAAGCCAGCAGATCCAACGCCTGGAAACTATACTAGGTCATGAGCTTTTTGTAAGGACCAACCGCAAGGTTATACTCAGCCATGCCGGTGAGTTGTTGAAAGAAGAAGCCGAAGCCGTGCTCACACAATTGAAGAAGAGCATGGAGCAGTGGCAATTCAGGGTAGAAGGAGGCGAGGGAATTGTAAGGATCGGCTTTGTGGGTTCTGCCATGCAGGTTTACCTACCCGGATTATTAAAAGCGTTTACTTCCAGGTACCCTCGCATCCGGTTTTACCTGAAAGAGCTGAGCAACAAGGATCAATTACAGGCGCTGGACAAAAAGGAGCTGGATATTGGCTTTCTCCGATCTAATAACCTCATGGCCAATATGCAAAGCCTTCGTGTTTTTAGGGAAAACCTGACACTGGTACTTCCTGAAAACCACGCCATAACTGACCAAAATTTTGTTGATATCGGCCAATTGGCAGATGAATCGTACATTTTGTTCCCCAACGAAAGCAGCCAGATGTTCTTCGGGCAGATCATGACACTCTGCAGGGAGCATGGTTTTATACCCAAAATATCGCATCAGTCTATACACGGGCCAACCATATTTAAACTGGTAGAGAGCGGATTGGGCATTTCCATAGTGCCAAATTCTCTGGTAGACAGATATAACTACAAGGTCAGGTACATCGAACTGGACAACATTCAGCATAAGACAGAACTGTTTGCAGTCTGGAATAAGTTTAATGACAATACGGCACTGGCATCGCTTATTAGTCTTTTGAAAGAAGCGAAATAA
- a CDS encoding (2Fe-2S)-binding protein, translated as MALFNIKVNGTLHKVDAEPDTPLLWILRDNLDLTGTKFGCGVAQCGACTVHIEGNAVRACTLPVSIIGDKEVTTIEGLSKNGDHPVQKAWIEHDVPQCGYCQAGQIMSAASLLSQNPDPTDAEIRRAMNGNICRCGTYIRINRAIKTAAKEM; from the coding sequence ATGGCACTATTTAACATTAAAGTAAATGGCACACTGCACAAAGTAGACGCAGAGCCAGATACTCCATTGCTATGGATACTCAGGGACAACCTGGATTTGACAGGCACAAAATTCGGATGTGGTGTTGCGCAATGTGGTGCATGTACTGTTCACATAGAGGGGAACGCGGTAAGAGCCTGCACATTACCGGTCAGTATAATAGGTGATAAGGAAGTAACAACCATCGAAGGGCTGTCAAAGAATGGCGATCACCCTGTACAAAAGGCATGGATCGAGCATGATGTACCCCAATGTGGGTATTGTCAGGCTGGTCAGATCATGAGTGCTGCCTCATTGCTGTCGCAAAATCCTGACCCTACTGATGCGGAGATCAGGAGGGCCATGAATGGTAACATCTGTCGATGTGGCACCTACATACGTATAAACAGAGCAATAAAAACAGCAGCAAAAGAAATGTAG
- a CDS encoding molybdopterin cofactor-binding domain-containing protein has protein sequence MASVKTHFNRRSFLKVTAAGGAGLMLQFSWIPSLAGKSTPEAIEKAFRLNGFIKIATTGEVTIFSPNPEIGQNVKTSMPMIVAEELDVNWESVKVEQAPLNTTLYTRQLAGGSRSIMQGWKGLRMAGATAKHMLKEAAAKKWGVPVSEITAGNSMIHHKKSGKKAGYGELASAASKIKVPDEVQLKNTRDFNIISTSKGNVDAHEIITGKPLFGLDYKREGMLIAMTIHPPAFGMKLKSFDKSKAMSMPGITDVFTINAYKDDYIQGPFDTSAFPELVVVVGKSTWQVMKARKAVEVQWQKFDAYAVKFKSYSGQEETREVPAGLESSEEHFIKLKENGLATAKVARKDGDPERVFKEATKVIERTYTAPFLAHNTMEPMNFFANVTSEKAELVGPVQTPEFMEKTVAERLGMPLDKVDIHMTRMGGGFGRRLYGHFLVEAAVISQKLKAPVKLIYTREDDMTFGNYRPAYHAYYRAALDANNNLIGFHVRAGGIPESPLFENRFPAGAVDNYLAETWETPSNITTGAWRAPRSNFMGGVEQAFLDEVAEAAGKDPIAFRLELLERAGKKPVGSNNDYDPERYAGVLKLVRDKSGWGKTAMGKSRGVGAYYCHNSYVAHVVDLVMENDTPVIEKVYCTADCGIVVNPVAATNMMEGGTVDAIGHSLYSAMTFKDGKPEQQNFDKYKLIRNHNAPRDIEVHFVQNNIDPTGLGEPPFPPVVGALANALYKATGKRYYNQPFMIARQKVT, from the coding sequence ATGGCTTCAGTAAAAACACATTTTAACAGAAGGTCCTTTTTGAAAGTAACTGCAGCCGGTGGGGCAGGTCTCATGTTGCAGTTCAGTTGGATACCATCACTGGCAGGTAAAAGTACCCCCGAAGCTATTGAAAAGGCTTTCAGGCTCAACGGATTTATAAAAATCGCCACTACAGGAGAAGTAACTATTTTTTCTCCCAATCCGGAAATCGGGCAAAATGTAAAGACATCCATGCCGATGATCGTGGCAGAAGAACTGGATGTGAACTGGGAATCAGTAAAAGTAGAGCAGGCTCCGTTAAACACTACCCTGTACACCAGACAACTGGCAGGGGGTAGCAGGTCTATTATGCAGGGATGGAAAGGCTTGAGAATGGCGGGAGCCACTGCAAAACATATGCTCAAAGAAGCCGCCGCAAAAAAATGGGGGGTTCCGGTCAGTGAAATCACAGCCGGCAACAGCATGATTCACCATAAGAAAAGTGGCAAAAAAGCTGGTTATGGAGAATTGGCATCTGCCGCTTCAAAAATAAAGGTACCCGATGAGGTACAACTCAAAAATACAAGAGATTTTAATATCATCAGCACTTCAAAAGGTAATGTCGATGCACATGAGATAATTACCGGCAAACCTCTTTTTGGTTTGGATTACAAGCGTGAAGGGATGCTGATAGCCATGACTATACACCCTCCGGCTTTTGGCATGAAGCTGAAGAGCTTTGACAAATCAAAAGCTATGAGTATGCCTGGTATTACAGATGTATTCACCATTAATGCTTATAAAGATGATTATATACAAGGCCCGTTTGATACATCAGCTTTTCCTGAACTGGTGGTAGTAGTGGGTAAAAGTACATGGCAGGTGATGAAAGCCCGGAAAGCAGTAGAGGTACAATGGCAGAAATTTGATGCTTATGCCGTAAAATTTAAAAGTTATAGCGGCCAGGAAGAGACCCGGGAGGTACCTGCCGGACTGGAAAGCTCTGAGGAGCACTTTATCAAACTCAAAGAAAATGGTTTGGCCACGGCTAAGGTGGCCCGCAAAGATGGTGACCCTGAAAGGGTCTTCAAGGAAGCTACAAAAGTTATAGAAAGAACCTATACTGCACCTTTTCTGGCACACAATACCATGGAGCCCATGAATTTCTTTGCCAATGTAACATCAGAAAAAGCTGAGCTTGTGGGACCGGTACAAACTCCGGAATTTATGGAGAAAACCGTGGCTGAACGATTGGGTATGCCGCTGGATAAGGTCGATATACATATGACCCGTATGGGTGGTGGGTTTGGAAGGAGGCTTTACGGACACTTCCTTGTAGAAGCTGCAGTAATTTCTCAAAAATTAAAAGCTCCTGTAAAGCTCATTTATACCAGAGAAGATGACATGACCTTTGGCAACTACAGGCCTGCCTATCACGCTTACTACAGAGCAGCCCTCGATGCAAACAATAACCTTATCGGTTTCCACGTAAGGGCAGGTGGGATACCGGAAAGTCCGCTCTTTGAAAATCGGTTTCCTGCCGGAGCTGTGGATAATTATCTGGCAGAAACATGGGAGACACCATCAAATATTACCACTGGAGCATGGAGAGCTCCCAGATCCAACTTTATGGGTGGTGTGGAACAGGCGTTTCTGGATGAGGTGGCAGAAGCGGCAGGTAAAGACCCCATCGCATTCAGGCTGGAGCTTCTCGAAAGGGCAGGTAAGAAGCCTGTAGGCAGCAATAATGATTATGATCCTGAACGCTATGCCGGAGTGCTCAAACTGGTACGAGACAAATCCGGCTGGGGCAAAACTGCTATGGGTAAGAGCAGAGGCGTAGGTGCATATTACTGTCATAACAGCTATGTGGCGCATGTGGTGGATCTGGTTATGGAAAACGATACTCCCGTTATTGAAAAGGTCTATTGTACTGCTGATTGTGGTATAGTCGTCAATCCTGTTGCAGCCACCAATATGATGGAAGGTGGTACGGTAGATGCCATCGGGCATTCGCTGTACAGCGCCATGACTTTTAAAGACGGAAAACCAGAACAGCAGAACTTTGACAAGTATAAGCTGATCAGAAACCACAACGCTCCCAGAGATATCGAAGTCCACTTTGTACAAAACAATATTGACCCTACGGGACTGGGGGAACCACCATTTCCGCCTGTGGTAGGAGCTCTCGCCAATGCACTGTATAAAGCTACCGGCAAGCGTTATTATAATCAGCCCTTTATGATTGCACGGCAAAAAGTAACATGA